In Shinella sp. XGS7, a single genomic region encodes these proteins:
- a CDS encoding PhoH family protein — MPLPKPPTKRASLLEPSAFAATLAVSSKPPAAPTSARKTSAKAAGKTALPPAAAAAAAPAVQPQAPARKPAAAPVPMPAPAPVMAATPLARVSPAPAPQAKPTPKSKPAAKARAASKPKLFVLDTNVLMHDPMSLFRFEEHDIYLPMITLEELDGHKKGMTEVARNVRQVSRDLDALAASLQQHTLEEMAQGLPLDGTGHREAGGKLFFQTQLLDTPLPQGLPQGKADNQILGVVQALKTQQPEREVVLVSKDINMRIKARALGLAAEDYRNDKTLEDSDLLYTGVQALPADFWERHGKTMESWQQGGLTYYRISGPLVPSLLVNEFVYLEAPGAAPLYAKVTEITGKTAVLRTLKDYGHQKNAVWGVTARNREQNFALNLLMDPDCDFITLTGTAGTGKTLMTLAAGLSQVLDERRYSEIIVTRVTVPVGEDIGFLPGTEEEKMSPWMGALDDNLEVLARGDSSAGEWGRAATNDLVRSKIKIKSLNFMRGRTFLNKFVIIDEAQNLTPKQMKTLITRAGPGTKIVCLGNLAQIDTPYLTEGSSGLTFAVDRFKGWAHSGHITLARGERSRLADFASEVL; from the coding sequence ATGCCACTGCCCAAGCCCCCGACCAAGCGCGCCAGCCTCCTCGAGCCCTCCGCCTTTGCCGCCACGCTGGCGGTGAGCAGCAAGCCCCCCGCGGCTCCCACCTCCGCCCGCAAGACCAGCGCCAAGGCCGCCGGCAAGACCGCGCTGCCGCCGGCCGCAGCCGCTGCTGCCGCGCCTGCGGTCCAGCCTCAGGCGCCCGCCCGCAAGCCGGCCGCCGCGCCCGTGCCGATGCCCGCACCGGCGCCCGTCATGGCAGCAACGCCCCTGGCCCGGGTCAGCCCGGCACCAGCACCGCAGGCCAAGCCCACGCCCAAAAGCAAGCCGGCCGCCAAGGCCCGCGCCGCGAGCAAGCCCAAGCTCTTTGTGCTTGACACCAATGTGCTGATGCACGACCCCATGTCGCTGTTCCGCTTCGAAGAGCACGACATCTACCTGCCCATGATCACGCTTGAAGAGCTGGACGGGCACAAGAAGGGCATGACCGAGGTGGCGCGCAATGTGCGCCAGGTCAGCCGCGACCTGGACGCCCTGGCCGCCAGCCTGCAGCAGCACACCCTGGAAGAAATGGCTCAGGGCCTGCCGCTGGACGGCACCGGCCACCGCGAGGCCGGCGGCAAGCTCTTCTTCCAGACCCAGCTGCTGGATACCCCCCTGCCCCAGGGCCTGCCCCAGGGCAAGGCGGACAACCAGATCCTGGGCGTGGTGCAGGCGCTCAAGACGCAGCAGCCGGAGCGCGAGGTCGTGCTGGTGTCCAAGGACATCAATATGCGCATCAAGGCCCGGGCCCTGGGCCTGGCCGCCGAGGACTACCGCAACGACAAGACGCTGGAAGACTCGGACCTGCTCTACACCGGCGTGCAGGCCCTGCCCGCCGACTTCTGGGAGCGCCATGGCAAGACCATGGAGAGCTGGCAGCAAGGCGGCCTGACCTACTACCGCATCAGCGGCCCCCTGGTGCCCTCGCTGCTGGTCAATGAGTTCGTCTATCTGGAGGCGCCCGGCGCCGCGCCGCTCTACGCCAAGGTCACCGAGATCACCGGCAAGACCGCGGTGCTGCGCACGCTCAAGGACTACGGCCACCAGAAGAACGCCGTCTGGGGCGTGACCGCGCGCAACCGCGAGCAGAACTTCGCTCTGAATCTGCTGATGGACCCGGACTGCGACTTCATCACCCTCACCGGCACGGCCGGCACCGGCAAGACCCTGATGACCCTGGCCGCCGGCCTGTCGCAGGTGCTGGATGAGCGCCGCTATAGCGAGATCATCGTCACCCGGGTCACCGTGCCGGTGGGCGAGGACATCGGCTTCCTGCCCGGCACCGAGGAGGAGAAGATGAGCCCCTGGATGGGCGCCCTGGACGACAACCTGGAAGTGCTGGCCCGCGGCGACAGCAGTGCCGGCGAATGGGGCCGCGCCGCCACCAATGACCTGGTGCGCAGCAAGATCAAGATCAAGAGCCTGAACTTCATGCGCGGGCGCACCTTCCTGAACAAGTTCGTCATCATCGACGAGGCGCAGAACCTGACGCCCAAGCAGATGAAGACCCTGATCACCCGCGCCGGCCCCGGCACCAAGATCGTCTGCCTGGGCAATCTGGCCCAGATCGACACGCCCTACCTCACCGAGGGCAGCTCGGGCCTGACCTTCGCGGTGGACCGCTTCAAGGGCTGGGCCCACAGCGGCCACATCACCCTGGCCCGCGGCGAGCGCTCGCGCCTGGCCGACTTCGCCTCGGAAGTGCTGTGA
- a CDS encoding HAD family hydrolase, translated as MSLYVSDLDGTLLDRSGQLSSATRSGLIRLLDQGLVFTVASARHVVSIQRLLEGLPLRLPVISSNGAYLSDMASARHELVHAMAPELGQALLALVRRHGLSPFCATHGPKGDQLFWQDTHNAGQQAFVDERQANGDPRLRRSPRLEQELRDPLVTLVVVDRHGPLAALQAEIEALCGEAVQTHLNEDLYLPEWPWLTVHDRRATKDQAIHTLAQRYGLAEREIVVFGDHINDVSMMRAAHRGIAMGNAIEAVKQAARQVIGPNHEDSVLRFLESDWRRGA; from the coding sequence GTGAGTCTCTACGTCAGTGATCTGGACGGCACCCTGCTGGACCGCAGCGGCCAGCTCTCCAGCGCCACGCGCTCGGGCCTGATCCGCCTGCTGGACCAGGGCCTGGTCTTCACCGTGGCCAGCGCGCGGCATGTGGTGTCCATCCAGCGCCTGCTGGAGGGCCTGCCGCTGCGCCTGCCGGTGATCTCCTCCAACGGGGCCTACCTCAGCGATATGGCCAGCGCCCGCCACGAGCTGGTGCATGCCATGGCGCCCGAGCTGGGCCAGGCCCTGCTCGCCCTGGTGCGGCGCCACGGGCTTTCGCCCTTTTGCGCCACCCATGGGCCCAAGGGCGACCAGCTCTTCTGGCAGGACACGCACAACGCCGGTCAGCAGGCTTTTGTGGACGAGCGCCAGGCCAATGGCGATCCGCGCCTGCGCCGCAGCCCGCGCCTGGAGCAGGAGCTGCGCGACCCGCTCGTCACCCTGGTGGTGGTGGATAGGCACGGCCCCCTGGCCGCCCTGCAGGCCGAGATCGAGGCCTTGTGCGGCGAGGCGGTGCAGACCCATCTGAACGAAGACCTCTACCTGCCCGAGTGGCCCTGGCTCACCGTGCACGACCGGCGCGCCACCAAGGACCAGGCCATCCACACCCTGGCCCAGCGCTACGGCCTGGCCGAGCGTGAGATCGTGGTCTTTGGCGATCACATCAACGATGTATCCATGATGCGGGCCGCGCACCGCGGCATCGCCATGGGCAATGCCATCGAGGCGGTCAAGCAGGCGGCGCGCCAGGTGATAGGCCCCAACCATGAGGACAGCGTGCTGCGCTTTCTGGAGAGCGACTGGCGCCGCGGCGCCTGA
- a CDS encoding M3 family metallopeptidase has protein sequence MMSKMHRRLTLGGLLALATLPALAVAPGPSELPGPAFPVYKDAQAIQSACDSGLKAAKQRLKALEQRKVDKGWLAALDDFTAFQEDTQYPIEFVLNVHPDKAVRDAAQACSLRWADFSSSFAQNEKLYKALKKAPAADDIDRELVRGTLAGFEDGGVALPPAQRKRAKQLADQIAELSQKFEKNIRDAGIKVAFSEAELKGVPQGVWAKAPRDAEGRVVLGVDYPSYVPVLQSAELEATRERMWRAKVNEGGEANLQLLDQIASKRREYAGLFGFSNYADFNLRRRMAKDGATATRFLDDVKGAVVEGERSDVQALRQAKAEHLGQPAAAVTVQRWDATFYTERIRKQRFSVDQEAFRQYFPPQESLGFAMRVIEKMMGVRYTRVAAELWHPEAQAYAVSDVASGKSLGTLYVDLYPREGKYNHAAVWPLRSSATRIQRTPTAALVVNFDRQGLTLDEMETLLHELGHAVHNNLSATRYAAQGGTAVMHDFVEAPSQMLEDWVYDKPVLKLMQEVCPACKPVPDALVDQAVAAKGFAKGSFYGRQHLYASYDLALHGSQPEQPLPLWARMEGATPLGYVPGTMFPAGFAHIAGGYGAGYYGYLWSLVLAVDLRTAFKDGNKLNPAVGKRYRDIVLGNGGQKPAPELVREFLQRDSNSKAFFEELRK, from the coding sequence ATGATGAGCAAGATGCACCGCCGCCTGACCCTGGGCGGCCTGCTGGCCCTGGCCACCCTGCCGGCCCTGGCCGTGGCCCCCGGCCCCAGCGAGCTGCCGGGTCCGGCCTTCCCGGTCTACAAGGACGCCCAGGCCATCCAGAGCGCCTGTGACAGCGGGCTCAAGGCCGCCAAGCAGCGCCTCAAGGCCCTGGAGCAGCGCAAGGTGGACAAGGGCTGGCTGGCCGCCCTGGACGACTTCACGGCCTTCCAGGAAGACACGCAGTACCCCATCGAGTTCGTGCTCAATGTGCACCCCGACAAGGCGGTGCGCGACGCCGCCCAGGCCTGCTCGCTGCGCTGGGCCGATTTCTCGTCCAGCTTTGCCCAGAACGAGAAGCTCTACAAGGCGCTGAAGAAGGCGCCCGCGGCCGACGACATCGACCGCGAGCTGGTGCGCGGCACCCTGGCCGGCTTCGAGGATGGCGGCGTGGCCCTGCCGCCGGCCCAGCGCAAGCGCGCCAAGCAGCTGGCCGACCAGATTGCCGAGCTGAGCCAGAAGTTCGAGAAGAACATCCGCGATGCCGGCATCAAGGTGGCCTTCAGCGAGGCCGAACTCAAGGGCGTGCCCCAGGGCGTCTGGGCCAAGGCGCCGCGTGATGCCGAGGGCCGCGTGGTGCTGGGCGTGGACTACCCCAGCTATGTGCCGGTGCTGCAGAGCGCCGAGCTGGAGGCCACGCGCGAGCGCATGTGGCGCGCCAAGGTCAACGAGGGCGGCGAGGCCAATCTGCAGCTGCTGGACCAGATTGCCAGCAAGCGCCGCGAGTACGCCGGCCTGTTCGGCTTCAGCAACTATGCCGACTTCAATCTGCGCCGCCGCATGGCCAAGGACGGCGCCACCGCCACCCGCTTCCTGGACGATGTGAAGGGCGCGGTGGTGGAGGGCGAACGCAGCGATGTGCAGGCCCTGCGTCAGGCCAAGGCCGAGCATCTGGGCCAGCCCGCCGCCGCGGTCACGGTGCAGCGCTGGGACGCCACCTTCTACACCGAGCGCATCCGCAAGCAGCGCTTCAGCGTGGACCAGGAGGCCTTCCGCCAGTACTTCCCGCCCCAGGAGAGCCTGGGCTTCGCCATGCGCGTGATCGAGAAGATGATGGGCGTGCGCTACACCCGCGTGGCGGCCGAGCTCTGGCACCCCGAGGCGCAGGCGTATGCGGTGAGCGATGTGGCCAGCGGCAAGAGCCTGGGCACGCTCTATGTGGACCTGTACCCGCGCGAGGGCAAGTACAACCATGCCGCGGTCTGGCCGCTGCGCAGCAGCGCCACCCGCATCCAGCGCACGCCCACGGCGGCCCTGGTGGTCAATTTCGACCGTCAAGGCCTGACCCTGGACGAGATGGAAACCCTGCTGCATGAGCTGGGTCATGCGGTGCACAACAACCTCTCGGCCACCCGCTACGCGGCCCAGGGCGGCACCGCGGTGATGCACGACTTCGTCGAGGCACCCTCGCAGATGCTGGAGGACTGGGTCTACGACAAGCCCGTGCTCAAGCTGATGCAGGAGGTCTGCCCCGCCTGCAAGCCGGTGCCTGACGCCCTGGTGGACCAGGCCGTGGCCGCCAAGGGCTTTGCCAAGGGCAGCTTCTACGGCCGCCAGCATCTGTACGCCAGCTATGACCTGGCCCTGCACGGCAGCCAGCCCGAGCAGCCCCTGCCGCTGTGGGCCCGCATGGAAGGCGCCACGCCCCTGGGCTATGTGCCGGGCACCATGTTCCCGGCCGGCTTTGCCCATATTGCCGGCGGCTATGGCGCGGGCTACTACGGCTACCTCTGGAGCCTGGTGCTGGCCGTGGACCTGCGCACCGCCTTCAAGGACGGCAACAAGCTGAACCCGGCCGTGGGCAAGCGCTACCGCGACATCGTGCTGGGCAATGGCGGTCAGAAGCCCGCGCCCGAGCTGGTGCGCGAGTTCCTGCAGCGCGACAGCAATTCCAAGGCCTTCTTCGAAGAGCTGCGCAAGTAA
- the mdtD gene encoding multidrug transporter subunit MdtD, translating into MPPAETERPQLDAATRRYLPWVVALAFFMQTLDVTILNTALPGMARDLGVDPLRMQSAIVAYLLTVAMLIPASGWLADRFGTRSIFLWAIALFSGGSLACALSPSLPALVAARVLQGVGGALLVPVGRLTVLRAFPKDEFLPVMTFIALPGLVGPLVGPALGGFLTQYASWHWIFLINLPVGLLGVLASLRFMPQLRASAPRRFDGSGFALFSAGLVLLSLALQGLGEHVIGTAVCLVMLVAGLACMMAYWLHAARAPEPLFERALFSIPSYRIGLIGNVFARLGSGATPFLTPLFLQLGLGYTPSAAGLMMVPTVAGAMASKTVAIRLIRAWGYRRVLVLNTVLLGAMIASFALVPAGGPVWALALHLALFGMVNSLQFTAMNTLTLGELDARTASSGNSLLSVVMQLSMSLGVATSSALLLLFSGGVGVGPGHQAGAALMPAFRGTYLAIGVMAALAAFIFAQLRAHEGSAEAGESLQD; encoded by the coding sequence ATGCCGCCAGCCGAGACCGAGCGTCCCCAGCTCGACGCCGCCACGCGCCGCTACCTGCCCTGGGTGGTGGCCCTGGCCTTCTTCATGCAGACCCTGGATGTCACCATCCTCAACACCGCCTTGCCGGGCATGGCGCGGGACCTGGGGGTGGATCCGCTGCGCATGCAGTCGGCCATCGTGGCCTATCTGCTGACCGTGGCCATGCTGATCCCGGCCTCGGGCTGGCTGGCCGACCGCTTCGGCACGCGCAGCATCTTTCTCTGGGCCATCGCCCTGTTCAGCGGCGGCTCCCTGGCCTGCGCGCTCTCGCCCTCGCTGCCGGCCCTGGTGGCGGCCCGGGTGCTGCAGGGCGTGGGCGGGGCCTTGCTGGTGCCGGTGGGCCGGCTCACGGTGCTGCGCGCCTTTCCCAAGGACGAGTTCCTGCCGGTGATGACCTTCATCGCCCTGCCGGGCCTGGTGGGGCCCCTGGTGGGGCCGGCCCTGGGCGGCTTTCTCACCCAGTACGCCAGCTGGCACTGGATCTTCCTGATCAATCTGCCCGTGGGCCTGCTGGGGGTGCTGGCCAGCCTGCGCTTCATGCCCCAGCTGCGCGCCAGCGCGCCGCGGCGCTTTGACGGCAGCGGCTTTGCGCTCTTCAGCGCCGGCCTGGTGCTGCTGTCCCTGGCCTTGCAGGGCCTGGGCGAGCATGTGATCGGCACCGCCGTCTGCCTGGTGATGCTGGTGGCGGGCCTGGCCTGCATGATGGCCTACTGGCTGCATGCGGCGCGCGCGCCCGAGCCCCTGTTCGAGCGCGCCCTGTTCAGCATCCCCAGCTACCGCATCGGCCTGATCGGCAATGTCTTCGCCCGCCTGGGCAGCGGGGCCACGCCTTTTCTCACGCCACTCTTTCTGCAGCTGGGCCTGGGCTACACGCCCAGCGCGGCGGGCCTGATGATGGTGCCCACCGTGGCCGGGGCCATGGCCAGCAAGACCGTGGCCATCCGCCTGATCCGCGCCTGGGGCTACCGCCGGGTGCTGGTGCTCAACACCGTGCTGCTGGGCGCCATGATCGCCAGCTTTGCCCTGGTGCCGGCCGGCGGGCCGGTCTGGGCCCTGGCCCTGCACCTGGCCTTGTTCGGCATGGTCAACAGCCTGCAGTTCACGGCCATGAACACCCTGACCCTGGGTGAGCTGGATGCGCGCACCGCCAGCAGCGGCAACAGCCTGCTCTCGGTGGTGATGCAGCTCTCCATGAGCCTGGGCGTGGCCACCTCCAGCGCGCTCTTGCTGCTGTTCTCGGGCGGTGTCGGGGTGGGGCCGGGGCACCAGGCGGGCGCGGCCCTGATGCCGGCCTTTCGCGGCACCTATCTGGCCATCGGCGTGATGGCGGCGCTGGCGGCCTTCATCTTTGCGCAGCTGCGTGCGCACGAGGGCTCGGCCGAGGCTGGCGAGAGCCTGCAGGACTGA